A segment of the Pseudomonas serboccidentalis genome:
CCTACCGTATCTCTGGTGGGCTACACCAACGCCGGTAAGTCCACGCTGTTCAATAACGTGACCAAGTCCGAGGTGTACGCGGCTGACCAGTTGTTCGCCACACTGGACCCGACCTTGCGCCGTCTGGAACTGGACGACCTGGGGCCGATTGTTCTCGCGGACACCGTAGGTTTCATTCGCCACTTGCCACACAAGCTGGTCGAGGCATTTCGGTCTACGCTCGAAGAGTCGAGCAACTCCGACCTGCTGTTGCACGTGATCGATGCGGCCGAACCGGATCGCATGTTGCAGATCGAGCAAGTGATGGTAGTGCTGGGCGAGATCGGGGCCCAGGACTTGCCGATCCTGGAGGTATACAACAAACTCGATTTGCTTGAAGGCGTTGAGCCTCAGATCCAGCGCGATGCCGATGGCAAGCCGCAACGGGTCTGGTTGTCGGCGCGCGATGGCACGGGTCTGGAATTGCTTGAACAAGCCATTGCCGAGTTGCTGGGCAGTGATTTGTTCGTGGGGACATTGCGCCTGCCGCAACGGTTCGCTCGACTGCGTGCGCAGTTCTTCGAGCTCGGTGCGGTGCAGAAAGAAGAGCACGACGAAGAAGGCATCTGCCTGCTGGCCGTTCGTTTGCCCCGGGTCGAGTTGAATCGACTGGTAAGCCGCGAGGGATTGCAGCCGATGGAATTCATCGAGCAACACACTTTGCAATAAAAGCCTGGCAAAGCGGTTGTGCCGCAACGGCAGGCATTCTGTAGCATTGGTCGGCGCGCCGTGGGTGCGTCTTTGCTTTATCAGATGGAGAGCGCTATGGCTTGGAATGAGCCGGGTGGCAACTCGAATAATCAGGATCCTTGGGGTGGCAAGCGCCGCAATAACGGCGACCGCAAGGGGCCACCGGATCTCGACGAGGCCTTCCGAAAGCTGCAGGAAAGCCTGAACGGGTTGTTCGGTGGTGGTAAGAAACGCGGTGGTGATGACGGCGGTGGTTCGGGCAGGAGCGGTGGCGGCTTCGGCGGTCTGCTCGGCATCGGCCTCGTGGTGCTGGCGGCTGTCTGGCTGTACAGCGCGGTCTATGTGGTCGACGAGCAGGAGCAAGCCGTGGTGCTGCGCTTCGGCAAGTACTACGAGACGGTCGGCCCGGGCCTGAACATCTACTTCCCGCCGATCGATAAAAAGTACATGGAAAACGTCACGCGTGAGCGTGCGTACACCAAGCAGGGGCAGATGCTGACCGAAGACGAGAACATCGTCGAAGTGCCGCTGACCGTGCAGTACAAGATCACCAACCTGCAGGACTTCGTGCTGAACGTCGATCAGCCGGAAATCAGCCTGCAGCATGCGACTGACAGCGCCCTGCGCCACGTGGTGGGTTCCACCGCCATGGACCAGGTGCTGACCGAAGGTCGTGAATTGATGGCCAGCGAAATCAAGGAGCGTCTGCAACGCTTCCTCGATACCTATCGCACCGGTATCACCGTCACCCAGGTGAACGTACAGAACGCGGCAGCCCCGCGTGAAGTGCAGGAAGCTTTCGACGACGTGATCCGCGCCCGTGAAGACGAGCAGCGTTCGCGCAACCAGGCGGAAACCTACGCCAACGGCGTCGTGCCGGAAGCCCGTGGTCAGGCCCAGCGCATCCTCGAAGATGCCAATGGTTACCGTGACGAAACGATATCGCGCGCCAAGGGTGAGGCCGACCGCTTCACCAAGCTGGTCGCCGAGTATCGCAAGGCACCTGAAGTCACCCGCCAGCGTCTGTATCTGGACACCATGCAGGAAGTCTTCAGCAACACCAGCAAGGTACTCGTGACCGGCAACAAGAACGGCCAGAGCAACCTGCTTTACCTGCCGTTGGACAAGATGATTCAGAACAGTTCGGGTGGCAGCAATGCACCGGTGACCGGTTCGGCCGCTGCCAGCAACAACACGGACGTCGCGCCGCATGTCACTGACCTGCCGCAGACACGCACAAGGGAGACCCGCTGATGAGCAATAAATCGCTGATCGCCCTGATTGTTGGCGTCGTTGTGGTTCTGGTTGGCTGGAACTGCTTCTACATCGTGGCTCAGACCGAGCGCGCGGTGCTGCTGCAGTTCGGTCGTGTGGTTCAGGCCGATGTTCAGCCGGGTCTGCATGTGAAGGTGCCTTACGTTAACCAGGTGCGTAAATTTGACGCACGTCTGATGACGCTGGATGCACCGACACAGCGTTTCCTGACCCTGGAAAAGAAAGCCGTGATGGTCGATGCCTACGCCAAGTGGCGGGTGAAAGATGCCGAGCGCTTCTACACCGCGACGTCCGGCCTCAAGCAGATCGCCGACGAGCGTCTGTCCCGTCGTCTGGAATCGGGTCTGCGTGACCAGTTCGGTAAGCGCACCCTGCACGAAGTGGTGTCGGGTGAGCGTGATGCGTTGATGGCTGACATCACTGCATCGCTGAACTCGATGGCGGAAAAAGAGCTGGGTATCGAAGTAGTCGATGTCCGGGTCAAGGCCATCGATCTGCCGAAGGAAGTGAACCGCAGCGTGTTCGAGCGTATGAGCACCGAGCGTGAGCGTGAAGCCCGCGAGCACCGCGCCAAGGGTAACGAGCTGGCCGAAGGCATCCGTGCCGACGCCGATCGTCAGCGCCGCGTACTGCTGGCTGAAGCCTATCGTGAATCCGAAGAGGTTCGCGGTGACGGTGACGCCCAGGCCGCTGCGATCTACTCCAAGGCCTACGGTCAGGATCAGGAGTTCTACGGTTTCTACCGTAGCCTGCGCGCCTACCGTGAAAGCTTCGCGAACAAATCCGATGTCATGGTTCTCGACCCAAGCAGCGACTTCTTCCGTTACCTGGAAAAGTCCAAGCCTTGATACGGCGTTGACCTGAATCGCTCCGCCCGGCGGCTAAAACCTCGGGCGGGGTGATCCTTTGGGAAAACGTGTGTATGATGCGGCAGCCGGGAAATTCCCGGCTTTTTTGCGTCTGCACGTTTGATTGCTGTTTTTTGTTGCAGGCATCGGGTTGAATGGCCCGAGCGTTTTTCGAGGAAAGTGATGGGCGAAGCCGGTAACAGGCCTTTCGCCGCGTCGTTCATGCGCGTGCGTTTTGAACGGGTCGGTCATTTTCTGCTTCACTCAAGGCTCGCCCGCAGGCAGGCCGCCCGGATCAAAGGGGAATGGCGTAATGGCAACGGTAGACCGCTGGCTGCTGCCAGATGGCATCGAAGAAGTACTGCCACCGGAAGCGGCGCGCATTGAAGTCGCGCGTCGTCAGGTGTTGGATCTGTTCCAGAGCTGGGGTTACGAGTTTGTCGTGACTCCCCATATCGAGTACCTGGAATCCCTGCTGACCGGTGCGGGCCAGGACCTGGATCTGCGGACCTTCAAGGTCATCGACCCGCAGTCGGGCCGGCAGATGGGGTTCCGTGCCGACATCACGCCGCAAGTGGCGCGCATCGATGCGCACACCCTGCGTCGCGAAGGCCCGAGCCGTCTGTGCTACGCCGGCAGCGTGCTGCATGCCCAGCCGCGTGCACTGTCGTCCTCGCGCAGCCCGATCCAGTTGGGCGCCGAGTTGTACGGCGATGCCAGCCCGAGCAGCGACGTTGAAGTGATCAGCCTGATGCTGGCCATGTTGCAACTGGCCGATGTGCCGGATGTGCACATGGATCTCGGTCATGTCGGCATCTATCGTGGTCTGGCGCGTGCCGCCGGTCTGTCCGGTGAAGTCGAGCAGCAGTTGTTCGATGCGTTGCAACGCAAGGCCATCGACGAGGTCATTACCTTGACCGAAGGCCTGCCGGCCGATCTGTCCGACATGCTGCGGGCACTGGTCGACCTGTGTGGCGGACGTGAAGTGCTGGCCGCCGCCCGTGAGCGTTTGGCCAATGCACCGGCGCCGGTGCTGGCCGCGCTGGAAGACTTGCTGGCGATCGCCGAGCGTCTGTCAGTGCGTTTCCCGGATCTGCCGTTGTACTTCGATCTGGGCGAGCTGCGCGGCTATCACTACCACACCGGTGTGGTGTTCGCGGTGTTTGTACCAGGCG
Coding sequences within it:
- the hflX gene encoding ribosome rescue GTPase HflX, with protein sequence MFFERHGGGERVILVHLDGQDPEAREDPQEFQELANSAGAETVAFFNVPRHRPTAKFLIGSGKVEELRDLVHAEKADLVIFNHILTPSQERNLERVFECRVIDRTGLILDIFAQRARTHEGKLQVELAQLDHMSTRLVRGWTHLERQGGGIGMRGPGETQLETDRRLLRVRLRQIKGRLEKVRSQREQSRRGRSRADIPTVSLVGYTNAGKSTLFNNVTKSEVYAADQLFATLDPTLRRLELDDLGPIVLADTVGFIRHLPHKLVEAFRSTLEESSNSDLLLHVIDAAEPDRMLQIEQVMVVLGEIGAQDLPILEVYNKLDLLEGVEPQIQRDADGKPQRVWLSARDGTGLELLEQAIAELLGSDLFVGTLRLPQRFARLRAQFFELGAVQKEEHDEEGICLLAVRLPRVELNRLVSREGLQPMEFIEQHTLQ
- the hflK gene encoding FtsH protease activity modulator HflK, which produces MAWNEPGGNSNNQDPWGGKRRNNGDRKGPPDLDEAFRKLQESLNGLFGGGKKRGGDDGGGSGRSGGGFGGLLGIGLVVLAAVWLYSAVYVVDEQEQAVVLRFGKYYETVGPGLNIYFPPIDKKYMENVTRERAYTKQGQMLTEDENIVEVPLTVQYKITNLQDFVLNVDQPEISLQHATDSALRHVVGSTAMDQVLTEGRELMASEIKERLQRFLDTYRTGITVTQVNVQNAAAPREVQEAFDDVIRAREDEQRSRNQAETYANGVVPEARGQAQRILEDANGYRDETISRAKGEADRFTKLVAEYRKAPEVTRQRLYLDTMQEVFSNTSKVLVTGNKNGQSNLLYLPLDKMIQNSSGGSNAPVTGSAAASNNTDVAPHVTDLPQTRTRETR
- the hflC gene encoding protease modulator HflC — its product is MSNKSLIALIVGVVVVLVGWNCFYIVAQTERAVLLQFGRVVQADVQPGLHVKVPYVNQVRKFDARLMTLDAPTQRFLTLEKKAVMVDAYAKWRVKDAERFYTATSGLKQIADERLSRRLESGLRDQFGKRTLHEVVSGERDALMADITASLNSMAEKELGIEVVDVRVKAIDLPKEVNRSVFERMSTEREREAREHRAKGNELAEGIRADADRQRRVLLAEAYRESEEVRGDGDAQAAAIYSKAYGQDQEFYGFYRSLRAYRESFANKSDVMVLDPSSDFFRYLEKSKP
- a CDS encoding ATP phosphoribosyltransferase regulatory subunit — protein: MATVDRWLLPDGIEEVLPPEAARIEVARRQVLDLFQSWGYEFVVTPHIEYLESLLTGAGQDLDLRTFKVIDPQSGRQMGFRADITPQVARIDAHTLRREGPSRLCYAGSVLHAQPRALSSSRSPIQLGAELYGDASPSSDVEVISLMLAMLQLADVPDVHMDLGHVGIYRGLARAAGLSGEVEQQLFDALQRKAIDEVITLTEGLPADLSDMLRALVDLCGGREVLAAARERLANAPAPVLAALEDLLAIAERLSVRFPDLPLYFDLGELRGYHYHTGVVFAVFVPGVGQSIAQGGRYDDIGADFGRARPATGFSTDLKTLVTLGRAEIELPSGGIWMPDSTDAALWQQVCQLRSEGQRVVQALPGQPLAAARDADCDRQLIQQNGLWQVSPLAS